The DNA window CCATACCAAGGACGGCGTTCGAAGCGGGCGCTTGATAGAGCTCTTTCGGGAACGCGTATGGGAAGTACATGATCCCGTTGGCTTCGGCCACCGGGCGAACAGCCGCAGCGCCGTCGTCGACGTTCGGACCCACGACATAGTGGATGCCCTCTTGCGCCATTTTCTCCATGCCCGCGATTGCGCGCTTGGGGTCTTTCTGGTCATCAAAGGAAACGATTTCAATGTCATAGGTCGTGTCGCCGATGGTGTAACCGCCGGTCTCATTGATCCAGTCTGCACGCACCTCCATTGAACGCTGGTTGGAAATTCCCCAAGCGGCGGCAGGGCCACTGGTCACGCCAACAAAGCCAATTTTGAGAACCGGGTTCTCTGCAAAGGCCGCGGTTGCCCCAAGTGCTGTCAATGTTGCAGCAGTCAGGGCAGTCTTCATGAGTGATCTTCGATGCATTTTTAACTCCCGTTGAATTCAATTTCGACGCATTTCGCGCCTTTCTTGGCTGACAGTTTGATGGGCCCCCCATGCTTGCCGCGTGGTCAGTTCACAATTGTTAACAATCTTTGTCAACACTTTTAAAAATCTTTGTCGACACACTCTGTTGCTTGGCCTTACACTGATTGAAGGCTATGTTTTTCCAGCGAAAGAATTCGCCAAGTAAATTAACCCTGAAAGTAGTCTCGTGCCCTCCATTCCTCAGAAAAGCAGCATTGGCAAAACGGACCCAAGCCCAGAAGTAGATGAGAATTTTATCGTTGAGCGCATCTACAAGGCCATCATGGAACAACGCTTGGCGCCCAATACCAAACTGAGTGAAGGCCGATTGTGTGAGACCTTTGGCGTTGGCCGTATGCGGGTTCGACGGGCACTTCTGCTGCTCTCAAGCCAAGGGCTCATTGAGCTTCAGTCAAATCGTGGTGCCTATGTTGCTTGTCCTGACAAGTCTGAGGCGAACGATGTATTTGCAGCTCGGATGTTGATTGAGCCACCTCTTGTTCGACAATTGGCCCAAAGCGCTGGTGAAATTGATCTGACGGTTCTCATCGAACACATCGCGCTGGAGGATAGGGCCCGCGAAAAGAACGAGCGAACCGAGATCATTCGTCTGTCCGGCGAATTCCATACGAAACTCGCTGAGGCGACGGGCAACAAGTTCATTTTCCGTATGACGCGCGAGTTGGTCACGCGGACGTCCCTCATCGTCGGTCTCTTTGGATCGTCAGAGAATGCGAGCTGTCCAGATGATGAGCACAGCAACATCTTAAAGGCGATCCAATCAAAGGACGCAGAGATGTCTGAGCAGCTTCTGATATCTCACCTGAACCACATTCAGAGCGGTCTTGACATGGAAGCGCGGCAAAAGCCTCAGGATGATCTGGCTGCTATTCTCGGTTCGGATTGATCAGGTTGCCAGTGGTTCTCGGGAACGAAAGGCATTTGGAAATCGTTCAGTGTAGTTAGGTTGCCCGCTCAGGGTTCAGGGTCCCAGGTGACTGCGGCCAGTCCTGCAGATCCCAGTATCCGATAAGATGGGCTCAAAGCAGAAATCTGCATCAGCACTTCAAGAGATCATGTTTGGCTGTTTTGGACTACCACGACAGTGGCCCCGCGGATGAAAGTGGGATTTCCACTTGATCTCAAGCTAGGTTGAGCCTGCATCCTTGTCTTTGACACGCAACTTGAGGGCCGCAATGCACGTACTCACCGTTCTGGACCATCCTGACCCCGCCTCCTTCAGTGCCGCCGCTGCAAGGCAGTTCATGGCGGGCGCGCAAGCTGCGGGGCATACAAGCGAATTGGCCGATCTGCACGCCGAAGGCTTCGACCCCCGTTGGACGCTCGCGGACGCAAACGGCGAGACCTCCTCTGACGTTCTGGCCGAACAGGATCGCATCGCCCGCGCCGATGCCATCTGCCTGGTGTTTCCGCTGTTCTGGTGGGGGATGCCTTCGATGACCAAAGGCTGGGTCGATCGCGTCTGGAGCTGGGGTTGGGCCTATGATCAGCTTGATGACCGCGAGGTGTCCCTGCAAAGGCCCCGTACCGGTGTTTTGCTGATCCCGGCAGGTGCCCGCTCGGACGAGATCGAAGATAAGGGTTATGGGCAATCGCTAGATACGGCATGGACCAAGGGCACGTTCGGCTATTTCGGCTGGTCGCCGCGCCATATGGAGCTGCTTTGCGGGGCGACCGGGTCGTTTGAACGGCGTCGCGCTCTGCTGGATAGATGCCATCACATCGGCCTGACCTTGCCAACGCCGACTTGCGCAACACGGCAAGTGGTTCGCACGCAGCCGGTGCAAAATTAGTGGGTCCTGACATCAGCGCCACAAACAGAACCGGGCCACGATGTCTACTGCCGTGGCCCGGAACCGGCCGTTCACCCGTGAGTGGGATTGCGGGTCGCAATCGTCGGGAACGGCAATCTTTGTGCACCGGTATGAGGCGCCTTGTTTCTATTCTGTATCGTTGTTCCAGCCGTTGGTCGTTTTGCTGTGGTCACAGCGTGCGATCGTTACATTCTTTTTGAGCCCCGGGGTGTAGCGAAACAGCATCGCCAGGACGCCCAGCACCACAAAAAGTCCGATCAGGTATCCAATCGCATTGAGCAGCACGATTTGCGCTGTATGCGCGCAGCTCACCGAGTGGTTCTCTTCGATGCTGTGCACCAGCAGTGAAATTAACAATGATGCCACAAATCCACCAAACAGCAGCAACCTCCAGGCGCGTGAGTGCATCATGTCTTCACGGCGATTGCACAGTGTTGTCCAATCCAGGACGCAGAACACGATGGATGC is part of the Falsiruegeria litorea R37 genome and encodes:
- a CDS encoding NAD(P)H-dependent oxidoreductase, with protein sequence MHVLTVLDHPDPASFSAAAARQFMAGAQAAGHTSELADLHAEGFDPRWTLADANGETSSDVLAEQDRIARADAICLVFPLFWWGMPSMTKGWVDRVWSWGWAYDQLDDREVSLQRPRTGVLLIPAGARSDEIEDKGYGQSLDTAWTKGTFGYFGWSPRHMELLCGATGSFERRRALLDRCHHIGLTLPTPTCATRQVVRTQPVQN
- a CDS encoding GntR family transcriptional regulator — its product is MPSIPQKSSIGKTDPSPEVDENFIVERIYKAIMEQRLAPNTKLSEGRLCETFGVGRMRVRRALLLLSSQGLIELQSNRGAYVACPDKSEANDVFAARMLIEPPLVRQLAQSAGEIDLTVLIEHIALEDRAREKNERTEIIRLSGEFHTKLAEATGNKFIFRMTRELVTRTSLIVGLFGSSENASCPDDEHSNILKAIQSKDAEMSEQLLISHLNHIQSGLDMEARQKPQDDLAAILGSD